A window from Citrus sinensis cultivar Valencia sweet orange chromosome 3, DVS_A1.0, whole genome shotgun sequence encodes these proteins:
- the LOC102619012 gene encoding lysine-specific demethylase JMJ31 isoform X4 — MEESLEIRSFEFDQLPSATQFASQIESSNIPAVFKGCIKDWKAFSNWNPTEGGLDYLQERLGTSVVEAMLSRTAPIFYGDIRRHERVALPFSTFIGLCKQHKQKMYDGCDDYVEPELHRQVDSNLESPSLLSGDVAPQQLYLAQAPIMSAENEETVQLETLKEDIATPAFLETKKLAAINLWMNNAKSKSSAHYDPHHNLLCIVAGCKQVVLWPPAASPMLYPMSVYGEASNHSSISLENPDFSIYPRAEHSGEYSQKVILHAGDALFIPEGWFHQVDSDDLTIAVNFWWRSSIMSSLSEHMDAYYLRRILRRMMDREMNQALAKASSADRERLKRHACEIHTNGELDSMEHDLDQSCQKQDLKGKEPQQRILLQKIGPCSLQALHDLVSLVHDCVNVADINQPMQSSSTFNSELNVKNDNGKIMTTEMFHLEDDPIAKILWTLEPHALQEVFVVMAVSSQLP; from the exons ATGGAAGAGTCTCTTGAAATTCGAAGCTTCGAATTCGATCAACTTCCTTCTGCCACACAATTCGCTTCCCAGATTGAGTCCAGTAACATTCCAGCT GTTTTCAAAGGATGCATTAAGGATTGGAAAGCTTTCTCCAACTGGAATCCCACTGAAGGCGGCCTCGACTATTTGCAG gagCGGTTGGGGACGTCTGTTGTAGAGGCAATGCTATCCAGAACTGCACCAATCTTTTATGGTGATATCAGACGCCATGAGAGG GTTGCATTACCATTTTCAACCTTTATTGGTTTGTGTAAGCAACACAAGCAAAAAATGTACGATGGTTGTGATGATTATGTTGAACCAGAATTACATCGTCAAGTAGACTCGAACTTGGAGTCACCCTCCTTGCTTTCTGGCGATGTTGCTCCTCAACAGCTCTATTTAGCCCAG GCTCCGATTATGAGTGCTGAGAATGAAGAGACAGTTCAACTGGAAACTCTGAAGGAAGATATAGCAACG CCTGCATTTTTGGAGACAAAGAAACTAGCTGCTATTAATCTGTGGATGAACAATGCTAAATCTAAATCAAGTGCTCACTATGATCCACACCATAACTTACTATGTATTGTTGCTGGCTGCAAACAAG TTGTTTTATGGCCTCCTGCTGCAAGTCCCATGCTATATCCAATGTCTGTCTACGGCGAGGCCTCAAACCATAG TTCTATTTCTCTAGAAAATCctgatttttcaatttatccaAGAGCAGAGCATTCCGGGGAGTACTCTCAGAAGGTTATTCTTCATGCAGGTGATGCACTTTTCATTCCTGAAGGCTG GTTCCACCAAGTAGATAGTGATGATTTAACTATAGCTGTTAACTTTTGGTGGCGGTCCAGCATAATGTCTAGCTTGTCAGAACACATGGATGCATATTATTTGCGCAGAATACTGAGGAG AATGATGGATAGAGAAATG AACCAAGCACTGGCTAAGGCTTCTTCTGCTGATAGAGAGAGACTGAAAAGGCATGCATGTGAGATCCATACTAATGGAGAACTAG ATAGTATGGAGCATGATTTGGACCAGTCATGTCAGAAACAGGATTTGAAAGGAAAGGAGCCGCAGCAAAGAATCCTCTTACAGAAAATAGGACCCTGTTCTCTCCAGGCACTACATGATCTTGTTTCTTTAGTCCATGACTGTGTCAATGTTGCTGATATAAATCAACCTATGCAGTCTTCTTCAACATTTAATTCTGAGCTAAATGTCAAAAATGATAATGGAAAAATCATGACAACCGAGATGTTTCACTTGGAAGATGATCCAATTGCTAAAATTCTGTGGACCCTTGAACCGCATGCTCTTCAGGAAGTCTTTGTTGTTATGGCAGTGAGTT CACAACTTCCCTAG
- the LOC102619012 gene encoding lysine-specific demethylase JMJ31 isoform X3, translating to MEESLEIRSFEFDQLPSATQFASQIESSNIPAVFKGCIKDWKAFSNWNPTEGGLDYLQERLGTSVVEAMLSRTAPIFYGDIRRHERVALPFSTFIGLCKQHKQKMYDGCDDYVEPELHRQVDSNLESPSLLSGDVAPQQLYLAQAPIMSAENEETVQLETLKEDIATPAFLETKKLAAINLWMNNAKSKSSAHYDPHHNLLCIVAGCKQVVLWPPAASPMLYPMSVYGEASNHSSISLENPDFSIYPRAEHSGEYSQKVILHAGDALFIPEGWFHQVDSDDLTIAVNFWWRSSIMSSLSEHMDAYYLRRILRRMMDREMNQALAKASSADRERLKRHACEIHTNGELDSMEHDLDQSCQKQDLKGKEPQQRILLQKIGPCSLQALHDLVSLVHDCVNVADINQPMQSSSTFNSELNVKNDNGKIMTTEMFHLEDDPIAKILWTLEPHALQEVFVVMAHNFPRTLEVLILHLLSPVGAEVLTRKFDDMDQKTSEEDRSFMVHLMTNLLQWMQS from the exons ATGGAAGAGTCTCTTGAAATTCGAAGCTTCGAATTCGATCAACTTCCTTCTGCCACACAATTCGCTTCCCAGATTGAGTCCAGTAACATTCCAGCT GTTTTCAAAGGATGCATTAAGGATTGGAAAGCTTTCTCCAACTGGAATCCCACTGAAGGCGGCCTCGACTATTTGCAG gagCGGTTGGGGACGTCTGTTGTAGAGGCAATGCTATCCAGAACTGCACCAATCTTTTATGGTGATATCAGACGCCATGAGAGG GTTGCATTACCATTTTCAACCTTTATTGGTTTGTGTAAGCAACACAAGCAAAAAATGTACGATGGTTGTGATGATTATGTTGAACCAGAATTACATCGTCAAGTAGACTCGAACTTGGAGTCACCCTCCTTGCTTTCTGGCGATGTTGCTCCTCAACAGCTCTATTTAGCCCAG GCTCCGATTATGAGTGCTGAGAATGAAGAGACAGTTCAACTGGAAACTCTGAAGGAAGATATAGCAACG CCTGCATTTTTGGAGACAAAGAAACTAGCTGCTATTAATCTGTGGATGAACAATGCTAAATCTAAATCAAGTGCTCACTATGATCCACACCATAACTTACTATGTATTGTTGCTGGCTGCAAACAAG TTGTTTTATGGCCTCCTGCTGCAAGTCCCATGCTATATCCAATGTCTGTCTACGGCGAGGCCTCAAACCATAG TTCTATTTCTCTAGAAAATCctgatttttcaatttatccaAGAGCAGAGCATTCCGGGGAGTACTCTCAGAAGGTTATTCTTCATGCAGGTGATGCACTTTTCATTCCTGAAGGCTG GTTCCACCAAGTAGATAGTGATGATTTAACTATAGCTGTTAACTTTTGGTGGCGGTCCAGCATAATGTCTAGCTTGTCAGAACACATGGATGCATATTATTTGCGCAGAATACTGAGGAG AATGATGGATAGAGAAATG AACCAAGCACTGGCTAAGGCTTCTTCTGCTGATAGAGAGAGACTGAAAAGGCATGCATGTGAGATCCATACTAATGGAGAACTAG ATAGTATGGAGCATGATTTGGACCAGTCATGTCAGAAACAGGATTTGAAAGGAAAGGAGCCGCAGCAAAGAATCCTCTTACAGAAAATAGGACCCTGTTCTCTCCAGGCACTACATGATCTTGTTTCTTTAGTCCATGACTGTGTCAATGTTGCTGATATAAATCAACCTATGCAGTCTTCTTCAACATTTAATTCTGAGCTAAATGTCAAAAATGATAATGGAAAAATCATGACAACCGAGATGTTTCACTTGGAAGATGATCCAATTGCTAAAATTCTGTGGACCCTTGAACCGCATGCTCTTCAGGAAGTCTTTGTTGTTATGGCA CACAACTTCCCTAGAACTTTGGAGGTTCTAATACTGCACTTACTTTCGCCAGTTGGGGCGGAGGTCCTTACACGTAAATTTGATGACATGGACCAAAAGACTTCTGAAGAAGATAG GTCTTTTATGGTGCATTTGATGACCAATTTGCTGCAATGGATGCAATCCTGA
- the LOC102619012 gene encoding lysine-specific demethylase JMJ31 isoform X1 translates to MEESLEIRSFEFDQLPSATQFASQIESSNIPAVFKGCIKDWKAFSNWNPTEGGLDYLQERLGTSVVEAMLSRTAPIFYGDIRRHERVALPFSTFIGLCKQHKQKMYDGCDDYVEPELHRQVDSNLESPSLLSGDVAPQQLYLAQAPIMSAENEETVQLETLKEDIATPAFLETKKLAAINLWMNNAKSKSSAHYDPHHNLLCIVAGCKQVVLWPPAASPMLYPMSVYGEASNHSSISLENPDFSIYPRAEHSGEYSQKVILHAGDALFIPEGWFHQVDSDDLTIAVNFWWRSSIMSSLSEHMDAYYLRRILRRMMDREMNQALAKASSADRERLKRHACEIHTNGELDSMEHDLDQSCQKQDLKGKEPQQRILLQKIGPCSLQALHDLVSLVHDCVNVADINQPMQSSSTFNSELNVKNDNGKIMTTEMFHLEDDPIAKILWTLEPHALQEVFVVMAHNFPRTLEVLILHLLSPVGAEVLTRKFDDMDQKTSEEDRKKFYQVFYGAFDDQFAAMDAILNRKELFALQSLLQAFKNVMDKYLGEKL, encoded by the exons ATGGAAGAGTCTCTTGAAATTCGAAGCTTCGAATTCGATCAACTTCCTTCTGCCACACAATTCGCTTCCCAGATTGAGTCCAGTAACATTCCAGCT GTTTTCAAAGGATGCATTAAGGATTGGAAAGCTTTCTCCAACTGGAATCCCACTGAAGGCGGCCTCGACTATTTGCAG gagCGGTTGGGGACGTCTGTTGTAGAGGCAATGCTATCCAGAACTGCACCAATCTTTTATGGTGATATCAGACGCCATGAGAGG GTTGCATTACCATTTTCAACCTTTATTGGTTTGTGTAAGCAACACAAGCAAAAAATGTACGATGGTTGTGATGATTATGTTGAACCAGAATTACATCGTCAAGTAGACTCGAACTTGGAGTCACCCTCCTTGCTTTCTGGCGATGTTGCTCCTCAACAGCTCTATTTAGCCCAG GCTCCGATTATGAGTGCTGAGAATGAAGAGACAGTTCAACTGGAAACTCTGAAGGAAGATATAGCAACG CCTGCATTTTTGGAGACAAAGAAACTAGCTGCTATTAATCTGTGGATGAACAATGCTAAATCTAAATCAAGTGCTCACTATGATCCACACCATAACTTACTATGTATTGTTGCTGGCTGCAAACAAG TTGTTTTATGGCCTCCTGCTGCAAGTCCCATGCTATATCCAATGTCTGTCTACGGCGAGGCCTCAAACCATAG TTCTATTTCTCTAGAAAATCctgatttttcaatttatccaAGAGCAGAGCATTCCGGGGAGTACTCTCAGAAGGTTATTCTTCATGCAGGTGATGCACTTTTCATTCCTGAAGGCTG GTTCCACCAAGTAGATAGTGATGATTTAACTATAGCTGTTAACTTTTGGTGGCGGTCCAGCATAATGTCTAGCTTGTCAGAACACATGGATGCATATTATTTGCGCAGAATACTGAGGAG AATGATGGATAGAGAAATG AACCAAGCACTGGCTAAGGCTTCTTCTGCTGATAGAGAGAGACTGAAAAGGCATGCATGTGAGATCCATACTAATGGAGAACTAG ATAGTATGGAGCATGATTTGGACCAGTCATGTCAGAAACAGGATTTGAAAGGAAAGGAGCCGCAGCAAAGAATCCTCTTACAGAAAATAGGACCCTGTTCTCTCCAGGCACTACATGATCTTGTTTCTTTAGTCCATGACTGTGTCAATGTTGCTGATATAAATCAACCTATGCAGTCTTCTTCAACATTTAATTCTGAGCTAAATGTCAAAAATGATAATGGAAAAATCATGACAACCGAGATGTTTCACTTGGAAGATGATCCAATTGCTAAAATTCTGTGGACCCTTGAACCGCATGCTCTTCAGGAAGTCTTTGTTGTTATGGCA CACAACTTCCCTAGAACTTTGGAGGTTCTAATACTGCACTTACTTTCGCCAGTTGGGGCGGAGGTCCTTACACGTAAATTTGATGACATGGACCAAAAGACTTCTGAAGAAGATAG GAAGAAATTTTATCAGGTCTTTTATGGTGCATTTGATGACCAATTTGCTGCAATGGATGCAATCCTGAATAGAAAAGAGTTATTTGCGCTTCAG TCTCTGTTGCAGGCATTCAAGAATGTCATGGATAAATATTTGGGAGAAAAACTTTGA
- the LOC102619992 gene encoding protein indeterminate-domain 12, with amino-acid sequence MFPPAAGAAISNSTSLSEEAASVSSGTRVQDFGGLNLIASTISPQQQSQKAKKKRSLPGNPDPDAEVIALSPKTLLATNRFVCEVCNKGFQRDQNLQLHRRGHNLPWKLKQRSNKDIIKKKAYVCPEPSCVHHHPSRALGDLTGIKKHFCRKHGERKWKCEKCSKVYAVQSDWKAHSKTCGTREYRCDCGTLFSRKDSFITHRAFCDALAEESARLSANQLATTINTNGHPLHIASQNHSSSSLFPFTTTHIALTPWDPPQNPNPNRNNPNNDPHPNPLYIKSETHHFQIPPPLSSSQYFQEPQAVAATTKALITSPYQDLHMRTQPSLNASATSAHHMSATALLQKAATVGSATAAQQVHQSMGHHMTTTQLNMGELAAFNSVSHISPDAYLGFTSGNLSTWQKSDRLTRDFLGLTGDGNGDENVNGGANAGVNVRNALTYTAGLDFHPFERGRTLLRPQGFGFAEPAESETWGDC; translated from the exons ATGTTTCCTCCTGCTGCTGGTGCTGCTATATCCAATTCAACCTCTTTGTCTGAGGAAGCTGCTAGTGTCTCCTCTGGCACTAGGGTTCAAGATTTTGGTggcttaaatttaattgcttcTACTATTTCTCCTCAGCAGCAATCACAAAAAGCCAAGAAGAAGAGAAGCCTCCCTGGAAACCCAG ACCCTGACGCGGAAGTGATTGCATTATCTCCAAAGACTTTATTGGCCACCAACAGATTTGTGTGTGAGGTCTGTAACAAAGGGTTTCAAAGAGACCAGAACCTGCAACttcacaggagaggccataaCCTACCATGGAAATTGAAGCAAAGGAGCAACAAAgatatcataaaaaagaaagcataTGTTTGTCCTGAGCCGTCTTGTGTTCATCACCATCCTTCAAGAGCTCTTGGTGATCTTACAGGTATTAAGAAACACTTTTGCAGAAAACATGGGGAGAGGAAATGGAAGTGTGAGAAATGCTCAAAGGTCTATGCTGTTCAATCTGATTGGAAGGCTCATTCTAAAACCTGTGGGACTAGAGAATATAGATGTGACTGTGGAACCCTTTTCTCaag GAAGGATAGCTTCATAACACACAGAGCATTTTGTGATGCATTAGCGGAGGAAAGTGCAAGACTCTCAGCAAACCAACTAGCCACCACAATTAACACAAATGGACACCCACTCCACATTGCATCACAAAACCATTCATCGTCTTCTCTCTTCCCTTTCACAACAACCCACATTGCGCTCACTCCATGGGACCCACCTCAAAACCCTAATCCTAACCGTAATAACCCCAATAACGACCCTCATCCAAACCCACTTTATATCAAGTCTGAAACTCACCATTTTCAAATCCCACCACCGCTCTCTTCTTCTCAGTACTTTCAAGAACCACAAGCAGTGGCAGCAACAACAAAGGCCTTGATAACCTCACCCTACCAAGACCTTCACATGAGGACACAGCCCAGCTTAAACGCTTCTGCCACGTCAGCTCACCACATGTCAGCCACTGCACTTCTCCAAAAGGCTGCAACTGTTGGTAGTGCAACTGCTGCACAGCAAGTTCATCAGTCAATGGGTCACCACATGACGACGACTCAACTCAACATGGGAGAATTAGCTGCTTTTAACTCGGTGAGCCACATCTCACCGGATGCCTACTTGGGCTTCACGTCTGGAAATCTTTCCACGTGGCAAAAGAGTGACCGGCTGACGAGGGACTTTCTGGGTCTCACTGGAGATGGTAACGGTGATGAAAATGTGAATGGAGGAGCTAACGCAGGCGTAAACGTTAGGAACGCGCTAACTTATACGGCAGGCTTAGATTTCCACCCATTTGAGAGAGGCCGCACATTGTTGAGACCCCAGGGCTTTGGATTTGCGGAGCCAGCTGAATCGGAAACATGGGGCGAttgttga
- the LOC102618713 gene encoding transmembrane emp24 domain-containing protein p24beta3, producing the protein MQVTCPDGSIVRALKGTSGDKFVFKAPRSGMYQFCFHNPTSTPEEVSFYIHIGHIPNEHDLAKDEHLDPIYVRIAELREALETVSAEQRYLKALESRHRSSRLLNKRLKQNSHKKCSNYYRKDTEHAVMIALFFYVVVWGTCEIGLLSFFNCVIVYLQRNGHVPRDQIMPIDGHPITASVT; encoded by the exons ATGCAGGTGACATGTCCTGATGGTAGCATTGTGCGTGCTCTGAAGGGGACATCAGGGGACAAGTTTGTGTTCAAGGCCCCCAGAAGTGGAATGTACCAATTTTGCTTTCATAATCCTACTTCAACTCCAGAAGAAGTATCTTTCTACATTCACATTGGCCACATCCCAAATGAGCATGACCTTGCCAAAGACG AACATTTGGATCCTATTTATGTTAGGATAGCCGAGCTGAGAGAGGCACTGGAGACTGTCTCCGCTGAGCAGAGATACCTGAAAGCTCTAGAGTCTCGACATCGCTCTAGTAGGTTGCTGAACAAAAGATTGAAACAGAATTCGCATAAAAAG TGCAGCAACTACTACAGAAAGGACACAGAACATGCCGTCATGATTGCCTTGTTTTTCTATGTAGTTGTTTGGGGGACATGTGAGATTGGCTTACtatcatttttcaattgtGTAATTGTGTATTTGCAAAGAAATGGACATGTCCCTCGTGACCAAATCATGCCCATTGATGGCCATCCAATCACCGCGTCTGTGACATGA
- the LOC102619012 gene encoding lysine-specific demethylase JMJ31 isoform X2, producing MEESLEIRSFEFDQLPSATQFASQIESSNIPAVFKGCIKDWKAFSNWNPTEGGLDYLQERLGTSVVEAMLSRTAPIFYGDIRRHERVALPFSTFIGLCKQHKQKMYDGCDDYVEPELHRQVDSNLESPSLLSGDVAPQQLYLAQAPIMSAENEETVQLETLKEDIATPAFLETKKLAAINLWMNNAKSKSSAHYDPHHNLLCIVAGCKQVVLWPPAASPMLYPMSVYGEASNHSSISLENPDFSIYPRAEHSGEYSQKVILHAGDALFIPEGWFHQVDSDDLTIAVNFWWRSSIMSSLSEHMDAYYLRRILRRMMDREMNQALAKASSADRERLKRHACEIHTNGELDSMEHDLDQSCQKQDLKGKEPQQRILLQKIGPCSLQALHDLVSLVHDCVNVADINQPMQSSSTFNSELNVKNDNGKIMTTEMFHLEDDPIAKILWTLEPHALQEVFVVMAHNFPRTLEVLILHLLSPVGAEVLTRKFDDMDQKTSEEDRKKFYQVFYGAFDDQFAAMDAILNRKELFALQAFKNVMDKYLGEKL from the exons ATGGAAGAGTCTCTTGAAATTCGAAGCTTCGAATTCGATCAACTTCCTTCTGCCACACAATTCGCTTCCCAGATTGAGTCCAGTAACATTCCAGCT GTTTTCAAAGGATGCATTAAGGATTGGAAAGCTTTCTCCAACTGGAATCCCACTGAAGGCGGCCTCGACTATTTGCAG gagCGGTTGGGGACGTCTGTTGTAGAGGCAATGCTATCCAGAACTGCACCAATCTTTTATGGTGATATCAGACGCCATGAGAGG GTTGCATTACCATTTTCAACCTTTATTGGTTTGTGTAAGCAACACAAGCAAAAAATGTACGATGGTTGTGATGATTATGTTGAACCAGAATTACATCGTCAAGTAGACTCGAACTTGGAGTCACCCTCCTTGCTTTCTGGCGATGTTGCTCCTCAACAGCTCTATTTAGCCCAG GCTCCGATTATGAGTGCTGAGAATGAAGAGACAGTTCAACTGGAAACTCTGAAGGAAGATATAGCAACG CCTGCATTTTTGGAGACAAAGAAACTAGCTGCTATTAATCTGTGGATGAACAATGCTAAATCTAAATCAAGTGCTCACTATGATCCACACCATAACTTACTATGTATTGTTGCTGGCTGCAAACAAG TTGTTTTATGGCCTCCTGCTGCAAGTCCCATGCTATATCCAATGTCTGTCTACGGCGAGGCCTCAAACCATAG TTCTATTTCTCTAGAAAATCctgatttttcaatttatccaAGAGCAGAGCATTCCGGGGAGTACTCTCAGAAGGTTATTCTTCATGCAGGTGATGCACTTTTCATTCCTGAAGGCTG GTTCCACCAAGTAGATAGTGATGATTTAACTATAGCTGTTAACTTTTGGTGGCGGTCCAGCATAATGTCTAGCTTGTCAGAACACATGGATGCATATTATTTGCGCAGAATACTGAGGAG AATGATGGATAGAGAAATG AACCAAGCACTGGCTAAGGCTTCTTCTGCTGATAGAGAGAGACTGAAAAGGCATGCATGTGAGATCCATACTAATGGAGAACTAG ATAGTATGGAGCATGATTTGGACCAGTCATGTCAGAAACAGGATTTGAAAGGAAAGGAGCCGCAGCAAAGAATCCTCTTACAGAAAATAGGACCCTGTTCTCTCCAGGCACTACATGATCTTGTTTCTTTAGTCCATGACTGTGTCAATGTTGCTGATATAAATCAACCTATGCAGTCTTCTTCAACATTTAATTCTGAGCTAAATGTCAAAAATGATAATGGAAAAATCATGACAACCGAGATGTTTCACTTGGAAGATGATCCAATTGCTAAAATTCTGTGGACCCTTGAACCGCATGCTCTTCAGGAAGTCTTTGTTGTTATGGCA CACAACTTCCCTAGAACTTTGGAGGTTCTAATACTGCACTTACTTTCGCCAGTTGGGGCGGAGGTCCTTACACGTAAATTTGATGACATGGACCAAAAGACTTCTGAAGAAGATAG GAAGAAATTTTATCAGGTCTTTTATGGTGCATTTGATGACCAATTTGCTGCAATGGATGCAATCCTGAATAGAAAAGAGTTATTTGCGCTTCAG GCATTCAAGAATGTCATGGATAAATATTTGGGAGAAAAACTTTGA